Proteins from a single region of Mustela erminea isolate mMusErm1 chromosome X, mMusErm1.Pri, whole genome shotgun sequence:
- the PPP2R3B gene encoding serine/threonine-protein phosphatase 2A regulatory subunit B'' subunit beta isoform X3, with amino-acid sequence MEDMGRVAKACGCPLYWKGPLFCCAGGERTGAISVHKFVAMWRKVLQSCHDDAAKFVHLLMSPGANYLVQEDFVPFLQDVVNTHPGLAFLKEASEFHSRYITTVTQRIFYSVNRSWSGRITCAELRRSTFLQNVALLEEEADINQLTEYFSYEHFYVIYCKFWELDTDHDLLIDSQDLARHNDHAISSRMIERIFSGAVTRGRKVQKEGKISYADFVWFLISEEDKKTPTSIEYWFRCMDLDGDGALSMFELEYFYEEQCRRLDSMAIEALPFEDCLCQMLDLVKPQSEGKITLRDLKRCKLANVFFDTFFNIEKYLDHEQKEQVSLLRESDNEGPELSDWEKYAAEEYDILVAEEAAGEPWEDGYEAEPSPVDQKLGSLRSPLAQRPFFEAPSTLGTVDLYEYACEDDDLPPS; translated from the exons ATGGAGGACATGGGCCGAGTGGCCAAG GCCTGTGGCTGCCCGCTCTACTGGAAGGGGCCGCTGTTCTGCTGTGCCGGGGGAGAGCGCACGGGCGCCATCTCTGTCCACAAGTTCGTCGCCATGTGGAGAAA GGTCCTCCAGAGCTGTCACGACGACGCCGCCAAGTTCGTGCACCTGCTCATGAGTCCCGGCGCGAACTACCTGGTGCAAGAGGACTTCGTGCCTTTCTTACAG GACGTGGTGAACACGCACCCTGGCTTGGCCTTCCTGAAGGAGGCGTCCGAGTTCCACTCTCGCTACATCACCACC GTGACACAGAGGATCTTCTACTCCGTCAACAGGTCCTGGTCGGGGAGGATCACGTGCGCCGAGCTCCGCAGGAGCACCTTCCTGCAG AATGTGGCGCTCTTGGAAGAGGAAGCGGACATCAACCAGCTCACAGAGTACTTCTCCTACGAGCACTTCTATGTCATTTACTGCAAGTTCTGGGAGCTGGACACGGACCACGACCTTCTCATCGATTCCCAGGACCTGGCCCGGCACAATGATCACG ccataTCCAGCAGGATGATCGAGAGGATATTCTCGGGGGCCGTGACGAG GGGCAGAAAagtccagaaggaaggaaaaataagctaCGCTGACTTTGTTTGGTTTTTGAtctctgaagaagacaaaaaaactCCAACCAG CATCGAGTACTGGTTCCGCTGCATGGACCTGGATGGGGACGGCGCGCTGTCCATGTTTGAGCTGGAGTACTTCTATGAGGAGCAGTGCCGCAGGCTGGACAGCATGGCCATCGAGGCCCTGCCCTTCGAGGACTGCCTCTGCCAGATGCTGGACCTGGTGAAGCCGCAGAGCGAAG GGAAGATCACCCTCCGCGACCTGAAGAGGTGTAAACTCGCCAACGTGTTCTTTGACACCTTCTTCAACATCGAGAAGTACCTCGACCACGAGCAGAAGGAacaggtctccctgctcagg GAGAGCGACAACGAAGGCCCTGAGCTGTCCGACTGGGAGAAGTACGCGGCCGAGGAGTACGACATCCTGGTGGCCGAGGAGGCTGCAGGGGAGCCGTGGGAGGACGG GTACGAAGCCGAGCCCAGCCCCGTGGACCAGAAACTGGGCTCCCTGAGGTCTCCGCTGGCCCAGAGGCCCTTCTTCGAGGCGCCGTCCACCCTGGGCACCGTCGACCTGTACGAGTACGCGTGTGAGGACGACGACCTGCCGCCCTCCTGA